In a single window of the Streptomyces sp. CGMCC 4.7035 genome:
- a CDS encoding DUF5936 domain-containing protein, translated as MLPMLLALLMAASVAGILLGIRMIRADARLPSDLALALEVGATRVSTAGSAIDRLGIRFAPLVLRLMGPRRVDAKRRRIDMAGNPGGLTLNRYAARRAVYGIFGVLMGLVFLTGGRPLLAAATLAFGLLAADALIWQAIRERKDVIDRTLPDFLDVLAVVVSAGLGFRQALDRVAEKYEGPWADELRITLRQMDMGVSRRQAFDELRRRNSSEQVAQFVSALQQGEELGSPIAETLIQLATDMRRTDAQNARRRAAKTIPKATLVTLVFMLPATMILIATGMFLGSGTDFGSILGR; from the coding sequence ATGCTGCCCATGCTCCTCGCCCTGCTGATGGCCGCCTCGGTCGCGGGGATCCTCCTCGGCATCCGCATGATCCGCGCGGACGCGAGACTGCCGAGCGACCTCGCGCTCGCGCTGGAGGTGGGCGCCACCCGGGTCTCCACGGCGGGCTCGGCGATCGACCGCCTGGGCATCCGCTTCGCGCCGCTCGTCCTGCGCCTGATGGGCCCGCGCCGGGTCGACGCCAAACGCCGCCGCATCGACATGGCGGGCAACCCGGGCGGCCTCACGCTGAACCGCTACGCGGCCCGCCGCGCGGTCTACGGCATCTTCGGCGTCCTGATGGGCCTGGTCTTCCTCACGGGCGGCCGTCCGCTCCTCGCGGCGGCCACCCTCGCCTTCGGCCTGCTGGCCGCCGACGCCCTGATCTGGCAGGCCATCCGCGAACGCAAGGACGTCATCGATCGCACACTGCCCGACTTCCTGGACGTCCTCGCCGTCGTCGTCTCGGCGGGCCTCGGCTTCCGCCAGGCCCTCGACCGGGTCGCGGAGAAGTACGAGGGCCCCTGGGCCGACGAACTGCGCATCACGCTCCGCCAGATGGACATGGGCGTCAGCCGCCGCCAGGCCTTCGACGAGCTGCGCAGGCGCAACTCCTCCGAACAGGTCGCCCAGTTCGTCTCGGCGTTGCAGCAGGGCGAGGAGCTGGGCTCCCCGATCGCGGAGACGTTGATCCAGCTGGCCACGGACATGCGCCGCACGGACGCCCAGAACGCCCGCCGCCGCGCGGCCAAGACGATCCCCAAGGCCACGCTGGTCACCCTGGTCTTCATGCTCCCGGCGACGATGATCCTGATCGCCACGGGCATGTTCCTGGGCTCGGGTACGGACTTCGGATCGATTCTGGGCCGATGA
- a CDS encoding sensor histidine kinase, whose amino-acid sequence MMSSRAGLSTPGYLEDDAPAPASVRLQLSALQALCRQTVAVRLALVVIGAPFALANTPDGAPRYAVLAAAVLGVMTSYALLRDWDRVGPRLLAHPTLMALDLLFVATLLLTASPASPLAYATVCTPLLSGLLYGWRGAGVITGLQLAVVLAVFRAWEHRPGAGASTLLIAGFCAAAGIIGVTLRNLMFRIGAAGEALSEANARLAAAEAVESERARLAREMHDSVAKTLHGLALAAEALAASADHCDPETVKRQATVVADAARRAAAESRDLLSDLRRRTDFTAAYPDVATELARKAQEFTRRTGAKVDLRNPGAPLLLPYATAHHVLAIVSEALENAHRHAHATRVRIELDAAGGTAFDLRIGDNGAGLPPAAATQDLAKTGHFGLLGMAERATSLGGRLRLGRSPLGGAEIHLHVPTPTTAPPTPQEEAAHA is encoded by the coding sequence ATGATGAGCAGCCGTGCCGGTCTTTCTACCCCCGGGTACCTGGAGGACGACGCCCCGGCCCCCGCCAGCGTCCGCCTCCAGCTGAGCGCGCTGCAGGCCCTGTGCCGTCAGACCGTCGCCGTACGCCTCGCCCTGGTCGTGATCGGCGCGCCCTTCGCGCTGGCCAACACGCCCGACGGCGCCCCTCGCTACGCCGTCCTCGCGGCCGCCGTCCTCGGCGTGATGACCTCGTACGCCCTGCTCCGCGACTGGGACCGCGTCGGCCCGCGCCTCCTCGCCCACCCCACGCTGATGGCGCTCGACCTGCTCTTCGTCGCCACGCTCCTGCTGACCGCTTCCCCCGCCTCCCCCCTCGCGTACGCGACGGTCTGCACCCCTTTGCTGTCCGGCCTGCTGTACGGCTGGCGTGGCGCGGGCGTCATCACCGGCCTCCAACTGGCCGTGGTCCTCGCGGTCTTCCGCGCCTGGGAACACCGTCCCGGAGCCGGCGCCAGCACCCTCCTCATCGCCGGCTTCTGTGCCGCCGCCGGGATCATCGGCGTCACCCTGCGCAACCTGATGTTCCGCATCGGCGCGGCCGGCGAGGCACTGTCGGAGGCGAACGCCCGCCTCGCGGCGGCGGAGGCGGTCGAGTCCGAACGCGCGCGCCTCGCCCGCGAGATGCACGACTCGGTGGCGAAGACGCTGCACGGCCTGGCCCTGGCGGCGGAGGCCCTCGCGGCCTCGGCGGACCACTGCGACCCCGAGACGGTCAAGCGCCAGGCGACCGTGGTGGCCGACGCGGCACGCCGGGCGGCGGCGGAGTCCCGCGACCTGTTGTCGGATCTGCGCCGCCGTACGGACTTCACGGCGGCGTACCCGGACGTGGCCACCGAACTCGCCCGCAAGGCACAGGAGTTCACCCGTCGCACGGGAGCGAAGGTCGACCTGAGGAATCCTGGCGCCCCGTTGCTCCTCCCGTACGCGACGGCACACCACGTCCTGGCGATCGTCTCGGAGGCGTTGGAGAACGCGCACCGCCACGCCCACGCGACCCGCGTGCGGATCGAACTGGACGCCGCCGGGGGCACGGCCTTCGATCTGCGGATCGGGGACAACGGTGCGGGCCTGCCCCCGGCCGCCGCGACCCAGGACCTGGCGAAAACCGGCCACTTCGGCCTGCTGGGCATGGCGGAGCGCGCCACGTCCCTGGGTGGCCGCCTCCGCCTGGGCCGCTCACCGCTGGGCGGCGCCGAGATCCACTTGCACGTCCCCACTCCCACGACGGCTCCCCCCACCCCCCAAGAGGAGGCCGCACATGCCTGA